The following are encoded in a window of Bdellovibrio svalbardensis genomic DNA:
- a CDS encoding serine/threonine-protein kinase produces MSQALEQFGKYILLERLAAGGMAEVYLSKSTGAVGVNKFVAIKRILPQYSDHQEFIDMFKEEAKIAVNLNHGNVVSIYDFGVEKSQFFLVMEYVEGRNLRQILNELKKSNTQFTIEQIVFMIKEVAAGLDHAHRCIDGTTGRPLNIVHRDMSPQNIMVSFEGEVKIIDFGIAKAETQMEATKAGTLKGKYGYMSPEQADGQNIDPRTDIFSMGIVLWELLANDRLFTSNSEAAILRKIRECQVPSIRKINPSIPPELERIVNKALAKDRSLRYQTAAALHRDLNRFLNTQYPEFSPHDFSVFMKNAFSQVFLEQRRKLVEFAKIQAQATEDKTIVTQNDIRVPPKNVPKAPVAADDSSEEKLDINTSTDIRVNLDSLKAPPQPLGPKTNTNITHTRTSAGSGTLTGNHGTMTRTPSGMGTRTAIKSSKPGPDYTGYAMKAVMGLVIAVGAWWSYNNFIVKKSTKNPASTVGLPPTSASATPAETAAPASVGDVQQLDQAATAQEYTVMIKSNPDKARVVINGVDTGGYTPMRKTLRANVPANIRLVREGYSDYVTTYTPTTDVGTIDGNLQRLVRVATLYIKIANGGANPELRISGVPVDIKSENDAYYIQAEVGVKIQAFNKLTGLSAEKTVMIHADQKETVELYLK; encoded by the coding sequence ATGTCTCAAGCACTGGAACAGTTCGGAAAATATATACTTCTAGAGCGTCTCGCTGCGGGCGGCATGGCCGAAGTGTACCTTTCTAAGTCGACAGGTGCCGTGGGTGTTAATAAATTTGTCGCTATCAAGCGCATTCTCCCTCAGTACTCAGATCATCAAGAATTCATCGACATGTTCAAAGAGGAAGCGAAAATCGCTGTCAACCTCAACCACGGCAACGTGGTTTCCATCTATGACTTCGGTGTTGAGAAAAGTCAGTTCTTCCTGGTGATGGAATACGTCGAAGGCCGCAATCTTCGTCAGATTCTCAACGAACTAAAAAAATCAAATACTCAGTTTACGATCGAACAGATCGTTTTCATGATCAAAGAAGTTGCTGCCGGCTTGGACCACGCCCATCGCTGTATTGATGGTACGACAGGTCGTCCATTGAACATCGTACATCGTGATATGAGTCCGCAGAACATCATGGTCAGCTTCGAAGGTGAAGTAAAGATCATCGACTTCGGTATCGCCAAAGCGGAAACGCAAATGGAAGCGACCAAAGCCGGAACTCTTAAGGGTAAATACGGCTACATGAGCCCTGAGCAGGCCGATGGACAAAACATCGATCCGCGCACAGATATCTTCTCTATGGGTATTGTGTTGTGGGAGCTTTTGGCGAATGATCGCCTATTCACTTCGAACAGTGAAGCGGCAATTCTGCGTAAAATCCGCGAATGCCAGGTTCCTTCCATTCGTAAAATCAATCCGTCTATTCCTCCGGAGCTTGAGCGCATCGTCAATAAAGCTTTGGCAAAAGATCGCAGCCTTCGTTATCAAACAGCGGCGGCATTGCACCGTGATTTGAATAGATTCTTAAACACCCAGTATCCCGAGTTTTCTCCACACGACTTCAGTGTGTTTATGAAGAATGCCTTCTCTCAAGTTTTCCTAGAGCAACGCCGCAAACTTGTGGAGTTCGCGAAGATTCAAGCTCAGGCGACTGAAGACAAAACAATTGTTACGCAAAATGATATCCGCGTTCCTCCCAAGAATGTCCCGAAAGCTCCGGTTGCAGCCGATGACAGCTCAGAGGAAAAACTGGATATCAATACGTCGACAGATATTCGGGTCAACTTAGATAGTTTGAAAGCACCACCTCAGCCTTTAGGTCCTAAGACAAACACCAATATCACACACACTCGCACATCTGCGGGTTCGGGAACTCTTACAGGCAATCATGGTACGATGACTCGCACTCCATCTGGAATGGGTACACGCACCGCCATTAAGAGTTCAAAGCCAGGCCCTGACTATACAGGTTATGCGATGAAAGCCGTCATGGGTTTGGTCATCGCCGTCGGCGCATGGTGGAGTTACAATAATTTCATCGTTAAAAAATCAACTAAAAATCCAGCCTCAACTGTGGGTCTTCCACCAACGAGTGCTTCAGCGACTCCGGCAGAAACGGCAGCCCCTGCTTCAGTGGGCGACGTGCAGCAACTAGATCAAGCAGCCACGGCTCAAGAGTACACTGTCATGATCAAGAGTAATCCGGATAAGGCTCGCGTCGTAATCAACGGCGTCGACACCGGTGGCTACACACCAATGAGAAAGACACTCAGAGCCAATGTCCCTGCGAATATCCGTCTTGTAAGAGAAGGCTATTCCGATTATGTAACGACATATACACCGACGACAGATGTCGGAACTATTGATGGCAATCTGCAAAGATTGGTACGCGTAGCTACTTTGTATATTAAAATTGCAAATGGTGGAGCAAATCCTGAATTGCGTATCTCAGGAGTCCCTGTAGATATTAAGTCAGAAAACGACGCTTACTACATTCAGGCAGAAGTCGGTGTTAAGATACAAGCATTCAATAAACTGACAGGACTGTCGGCAGAAAAGACTGTTATGATTCATGCCGATCAAAAAGAAACTGTCGAGTTGTATTTAAAATAA